One stretch of Thermococcus sp. DNA includes these proteins:
- a CDS encoding metal-dependent hydrolase has product MMWYTHVVFGVLFYLIAVLFGAPMNPLDIGMAAFGALMPDIDHPKSYISTKLPGGSVMPRFVEHRGTTHSIEGALIITAPIGGIAYWITESYWYAVAFLIGYISHLLADTLTVSGIKWSRFSNFHPRGKIKTGTRGEGLVLILVTFATVMLFVYIVMPEETSKNLGWAMLMAIIVTFAIIGKKLKRLK; this is encoded by the coding sequence ATGATGTGGTACACCCATGTTGTTTTTGGAGTCCTGTTCTACCTGATAGCCGTCCTGTTTGGGGCTCCCATGAACCCCCTCGACATCGGCATGGCCGCCTTCGGGGCTCTTATGCCTGACATAGACCACCCCAAGTCATACATCTCGACGAAACTGCCCGGCGGTTCGGTCATGCCCCGCTTCGTCGAGCACAGGGGGACGACTCACTCGATAGAGGGCGCTTTGATAATCACTGCCCCCATCGGTGGGATAGCATACTGGATAACGGAGAGCTACTGGTACGCAGTGGCGTTCCTCATCGGCTACATCTCGCACCTCTTGGCGGACACGCTGACAGTTTCAGGCATCAAGTGGAGCCGCTTCTCGAACTTCCACCCGAGGGGCAAGATAAAAACGGGGACCAGGGGCGAGGGGCTGGTTCTAATACTGGTTACCTTCGCGACGGTAATGCTCTTCGTCTACATCGTCATGCCAGAGGAGACGAGCAAGAACCTCGGCTGGGCCATGCTGATGGCCATCATAGTGACCTTCGCGATAATAGGGAAGAAGCTGAAGAGGCTGAAGTGA
- a CDS encoding flavodoxin family protein, which translates to MRALIVYVSIHHRNTEKVARVIAEVLGADMVKPWKVKPEELLKYDLIGFGSGIYWWRHHWGLFKLVENLPKVEGKKAFIFSTAGMNIRWYNHRRLKRKLIEKGFEIIGEFSCRGWDTNGWLAKIGGLNKGHPNERDLRKAREFAEGLRTKALNPPASKSP; encoded by the coding sequence ATGTCTCGATACATCACCGGAACACGGAGAAGGTAGCAAGGGTCATCGCCGAAGTCCTCGGGGCGGATATGGTCAAGCCCTGGAAGGTGAAGCCGGAGGAGCTTCTGAAGTACGACCTCATAGGCTTCGGCTCCGGGATATACTGGTGGAGGCACCACTGGGGCCTCTTCAAGCTCGTTGAGAACCTCCCAAAAGTCGAAGGGAAGAAGGCCTTCATTTTCTCCACCGCAGGCATGAACATCAGATGGTACAACCACAGGAGGCTGAAGAGGAAGCTTATAGAGAAGGGCTTTGAAATCATCGGGGAGTTCTCGTGCAGGGGCTGGGACACGAACGGCTGGCTGGCTAAGATAGGCGGCCTCAACAAAGGACACCCGAACGAGAGGGACCTAAGAAAGGCCAGAGAGTTCGCGGAGGGGCTGAGGACAAAAGCGTTAAATCCTCCCGCGTCAAAGAGCCCTTAG